One Spinacia oleracea cultivar Varoflay chromosome 4, BTI_SOV_V1, whole genome shotgun sequence DNA segment encodes these proteins:
- the LOC110790690 gene encoding DNA polymerase zeta catalytic subunit isoform X3, with the protein MEEASQGDSKVFSVRIVSIDHYMAPPIPDFDISYSSFQGENVKEVPVIRIFGATPAGQKACVHVHRALPYLYVPCSDIPLQLNTEGSIYENAVCFAVEKALKVAESYALLTFQVCIHDFFFLSLLPLTGERYHPHDVSRAANLLLGGAVFEKCLQPYESHIPFLLQFLVDCNLYGMGHMHLLKMKFRHPVPSDLLADNADSSYPEALVCKSSYSQADATASSHSFPLVWRSSTIPDEWKWQYPSVRGASSSHVNNMVKRQSICELEGDATVEDILNQQLKMYTSLSQTRSDVRMVQSLVPIWEEEFERSGVHDAEILADPCRPPPQHVLKTLSNDVEYLDKLKGLYSNSESSLLDTSDYVKSVLATQCLIEEGSIMGTGNQKSSELVSNPSEDVNIVHCGTSQHSVPADAVDALLGKIEVNELDTLQVMEGVDTKGADPEDIALLKWLASSQAAEDMNSDDELHRDTILNPLLPAATIDKVLEIVNTDYENESQQECQDILDSIVDVLNSDDNKGKRNCIGQDLSGPKIPQFDGAGDDNQLTPAASSPEKLDSESVSFKRHTFPICSSSFDDKKKRPKLQYGPLPLSEVQQFTGNIHSDPSTKNADSSGCCVVDLRTQLSCSVRDLMRKKRCIRIGSSGSGKSEVEEGSIKDKNICHPRKLEFHTEPAEEKNLLAVEFPVSSHVQIDKQTKACEIGQSASTHCPGGKEKQGIVNSSVADTQFVKVGSVEQYASMEEKESTGYISMTFHKKPPLASWKTGTSENSASIPVPSNWCSVRDDSGDEGTSVQSGDPKDVRPFFTDSYKGVSEESNGFGDFCQDSLIGVPIHYLNDGSYSYMLTPAVSPPSVDSVLEWLALEEKGREHTRVKPLPDGSSQLPRTEPLNNRLDGENHRTIDIEGCQMKAELFPSVDEGCFLREKDITKLSQDISQISGPSGQSKPTPLSQTGFRDPASVGAGQQLTLFSIEVQAESRGDLQPDPRHDTINIVVIAVQNDSGPSANIYVLLRDANEGCGIGGRNLDGISGCRMLVFPEERDLLDKFISITCSIDPDILMGWDVQGSSLGFLAERASHLGVSLINKISRIPSETKTVNKILDTSDKGNADAVSSDSLMSDIVLDDNKIIEDEWGRTHASGVHVTGRIVLNVWRLVRSEVKLNMYSLESVAEAVLRRKVPSIHWKILNKWFSSGPGKARFRCIEYFMDRVNLNIDIVNQLDLINRTSELARVFGIDFFSVLSRGSQYRVESMLVRLAHTQNYVLISPGYQQVASQPAMECLPLVMEPESGFYSDPVVVLDFQSLYPSMIIAYNLCFSTCLGNVVPSKADCLGVSSYSPDIHILKDLNQQILVTPNGVMYVPSQVCKGVLPRLLEEILSTRVMVKQAMKSLAPSKKVLQRIFNARQLALKLIANVTYGYTAAGFSGRMPCAELADSIVQCGRRTLEHAISFVNTHDEWNARVLYGDTDSMFVLLKGRTLKEAFQIGNEIASMITAMNPNPVKLKMEKVYQSCFLLTKKRYVGYSFESLNQLEPMFDAKGIETVRRDTCPAVAKIMEKSLRMFFECKDITKVKAYLQRQWSRILSARVSIQDFVFAKEVRLGTYSTRTSSSLPPAAIVASKAMRVDPRAEPRYAERVSYVVVHGEPGARLFDMVVDPQELLSMDSPYRLNDLYYITKQIIPALQRVFGLVGADLKQWFQEMPRPVRDAPAKQHFSAANSLRARIDYYYSSKHCVLCGELVQTANYFCEICSKKGPVTVAAMTGRTLKLERDIQHLVAICRHCGGGDWLVESGIKCTSLACSVYYERRKVQKELRALSGIATEAGFYPRCMVEWF; encoded by the exons GTTGACTGCAACTTATATGGCATGGGCCATATGCATCTTTTGAAGATGAAGTTTCGTCATCCAGTGCCCAGTGATCTCCTTGCTGATAATGCTGATAGCTCTTATCCGGAAGCGTTGGTTTGCAAGTCTTCTTATTCTCAG GCAGATGCGACGGCTAGTTCACATTCATTTCCACTAGTTTGGAGGTCTTCAACAATTCCAGATGAATGGAAGTGGCAATATCCTTCTGTGCGTGGCGCTTCATCAAGCCATGTTAACAACATGGTGAAGCGTCAAAGCATATGCGAACTTGAGGGGGATGCCACTGTGGAAG ACATTTTGAATCAGCAGTTAAAAATGTACACATCCCTCTCACAAACTCGTTCAGATGTGAGAATGGTTCAATCGCTTGTTCCTATTTGGGAG GAAGAGTTTGAAAGAAGTGGAGTTCATGATGCAGAGATACTGGCTGACCCTTGTAGGCCACCTCCTCAACATGTTTTGAAAACCTTGTCAAATGATGTCGAATATCTGGACAAACTGAAGGGTTTATATAGCAACTCAGAAAGCAGTTTGTTAGATACATCTGATTATGTGAAATCGGTGCTGGCGACACAATGTCTAATAGAAGAGGGGAGTATAATGGGAACAGGAAACCAAAAATCAAGTGAGCTAGTATCAAATCCCTCTGAAGACGTAAACATAGTGCATTGTGGGACATCACAGCATTCTGTGCCTGCTGATGCTGTTGATGCATTATTGGGAAAAATAGAAGTGAATGAATTGGATACTCTTCAGGTGATGGAAGGGGTGGATACAAAG GGTGCAGATCCAGAGGACATAGCACTACTGAAGTGGCTCGCTTCTTCACAGGCTGCAGAGGATATGAATTCAGATGATGAACTTCACCGGGATACCATTCTAAATCCCTTGCTGCCAGCTGCAACCATTGATAAAGTGTTGGAGATAGTTAATACAGATTATGAGAATGAATCTCAGCAAGAGTGTCAGGATATACTTGATTCAATTGTTGATGTGTTAAATTCTGATGATAACAAAGGAAAGAGAAATTGTATTGGTCAAGATTTATCTGGCCCAAAAATACCGCAGTTCGATGGCGCTGGAGATGACAACCAATTGACTCCTGCTGCTAGTTCACCTGAAAAACTGGACAGTGAATCGGTGTCTTTCAAGCGCCATACTTTCCCCATTTGTAGCTCTAGCTTTGACGACAAGAAAAAAAGGCCCAAATTACAATATGGTCCATTACCTCTGTCTGAAGTCCAGCAGTTTACTGGCAATATTCATTCTGACCCTTCAACTAAGAATGCAGATAGCAGTGGCTGCTGTGTAGTTGACTTGAGAACACAGCTCAGCTGCTCTGTGCGAGACTTGATGAGGAAAAAGCGATGCATCCGGATTGGATCATCTGGGTCAGGAAAAAGTGAGGTGGAAGAAGGTTCTATAAAGGATAAGAACATTTGTCATCCACGAAAGTTGGAATTTCATACAGAGCCAGCAGAAGAGAAAAACTTGCTGGCTGTTGAATTTCCTGTTTCTAGTCATGTACAGATAGACAAACAAACAAAAGCATGTGAGATTGGACAATCTGCCTCTACTCATTGTCCTGGGGGAAAAGAAAAGCAAGGTATCGTGAACTCATCTGTAGCTGATACACAATTTGTCAAAGTTGGCTCTGTAGAACAGTATGCATCCATGGAAGAGAAAGAGTCCACAGGATATATCAGCATGACCTTCCACAAGAAACCTCCCTTAGCTAGTTGGAAGACTGGCACATCTGAAAACTCAGCATCAATACCTGTTCCCTCCAATTGGTGTTCTGTCAGAGATGACAGTGGTGATGAAGGAACATCAG TGCAGTCTGGGGATCCGAAAGATGTTCGTCCATTCTTTACCGATTCCTATAAAGGTGTATCTGAGGAATCTAATGGCTTTGGTGACTTCTGTCAGGATTCCCTCATAGGAGTACCAATTCATTATCTAAATGATGGCTCTTATTCCTATATGTTGACACCAGCAGTTTCACCTCCATCAGTTGATTCTGTTCTCGAATGGCTAGCGCTTGAAGAAAAAGGTAGAG AACACACACGTGTGAAGCCCTTACCTGATGGTTCCTCTCAATTACCTCGTACGGAACCCTTGAATAATCGGCTTGACGGAGAAAATCACAGAACTATAGATATTGAAGGATGTCAAATGAAAGCTGAGCTTTTCCCAAGTGTTGATGAAGGgtgttttttgagagaaaaagatATAACAAAGTTATCACAAGACATCTCTCAGATTTCAGGACCCAGTGGGCAGTCAAAGCCTACTCCTCTCAGTCAAACTGGCTTTAGAGACCCTGCCAGTGTTGGCGCTGGCCAACAGTTGACACTGTTCAGTATAGAG GTCCAAGCAGAATCTAGGGGAGATCTTCAACCTGATCCGCGGCATGATACCATAAATATCGTTGTCATAGCAGTCCAGAATGATAGTGGGCCGTCTGCCAACATTTATGTACTTCTGCGTGATGCAAATGAGGGTTGTGGAATTGGTGGAAG AAACTTGGATGGAATATCTGGATGCAGGATGCTTGTTTTCCCTGAAGAGAGGGACTTGCTAGACAAATTTATAAGTATAACATGTTCAATTGATCCAGATATCTTAATGGGATGGGATGTTCAAGGAAGCTCACTTGGATTTTTAGCTGAGAGGGCTTCTCATTTAGGTGTTAGCTTAATTAATAAGATCTCTCGGATACCATCAGAAACAAAGACAGTCAATAAAATCCTGGATACTTCGGACAAGGGAAATGCTGATGCTGTATCTTCTGACTCTTTGATGTCTGATATTGTTCTTGACGACAATAAAATAATTGAGGATGAATGGGGTAGAACCCATGCAAGTGGTGTCCATGTAACTGGAAGAATAGTCCTCAATGTTTGGAGACTCGTGCGTAGCGaagttaaattaaatatgtatTCCCTAGAATCTGTGGCAGAAGCTGTTTTGAGGCGAAAGGTTCCATCGATTCATTGGAAGATATTGAACAAGTGGTTTTCAAGTGGTCCAGGGAAAGCAAGATTCAGATGCATTGAGTATTTTATGGATAGGGTAAACTTGAACATTGATATTGTTAACCAACTTGATTTG ATAAACCGCACATCAGAGCTAGCTCGTGTTTTTGGAATCGACTTTTTTTCTGTTTTATCTCGTGGCTCTCAGTATCGTGTTGAATCCATGCTTGTAAGATTGGCTCATACACAGAATTATGTCCTTATTTCTCCAGGGTATCAACAG GTAGCCTCTCAACCTGCAATGGAGTGCCTACCGCTTGTAATGGAACCAGAATCTGGTTTCTACTCAGATCCAGTCGTCGTTTTGGATTTTCAGTCACTCTATCCATCCATGATAATTGCATACAATCTCTGTTTTTCTACCTGCCTCGGCAATGTTGTCCCTTCAAAAGCAGATTGCCTTGGGGTCAGCTCATACTCGCCAGATATTCATATTTTGAAGGATTTAAATCAACAGATACTGGTTACCCCTAATGGTGTTATGTATGTGCCTTCTCAG GTGTGTAAAGGTGTTCTACCTCGACTGTTGGAGGAAATTTTGTCAACTAGGGTTATGGTGAAGCAAGCAATGAAGTCGCTGGCACCTTCAAAGAAAGTTCTTCAGAGG ATATTTAATGCTAGACAACTTGCTTTAAAGCTAATAGCAAATGTTACTTACGGATACACAGCTGCTGGATTTAGTGGTCGCATGCCTTGTGCAGAGCTGGCAGACAGCATTGTTCAGTGTGGTCGTAGGACTCTTGAACATGCTATTTCATTTGTCAATACACATGATGAATGGAATGCTAGAGTTCTCTACGGTGATACCGACAG CATGTTTGTTCTTCTTAAAGGGCGCACCTTGAAAGAGGCTTTTCAAATTGGGAATGAGATAGCTTCCATGATTACAGCAATGAACCCAAATCCAGTCAAATTGAAGATGGAGAAAGTCTATCAGTCCTGCTTTCTTCTTACTAAAAAGCGATATGTTGGATACAGTTTTGAGAGCCTCAATCAACTAGAACCTATGTTTGATGCTAAAGGCATTGAGACAGTTCGCAGAGACACATGTCCTGCTGTTGCAAAGATTATGGAGAAGTCACTAAGAATGTTTTTTGAATGCAAGGATATTACCAAG gttaaagCTTATCTACAGCGCCAATGGTCCAGAATCCTCTCAGCAAGAGTGTCCATTCAAGATTTTGTCTTTGCAAAAGAGGTCCGGTTGGGCACCTACAGTACAAGGACTTCATCATCACTGCCTCCAGCAGCAATTGTTGCCTCTAAAGCAATGAGAGTGGATCCAAGAGCAGAACCTCGATATGCTGAACGTGTCTCTTATGTTGTTGTCCATGGAGAGCCTGGTGCCCGTTTGTTTGACATGGTTGTTGATCCACAGGAACTCTTGTCCATGGACTCTCCATACAGACTGAATGATTTGTATTACATCACAAAGCAGATAATACCAGCATTACAGCGGGTATTTGGGCTTGTTGGTGCTGATTTAAAGCAGTGGTTTCAGGAGATGCCTCGGCCTGTTAGGGATGCTCCTGCAAAGCAACACTTTAGTGCTGCAAATTCTCTTCGAGCTAGAATTGATTATTACTATTCCTCAAAACATTGTGTACTCTGTGGAGAACTTGTCCAAACAGCTAACTATTTTTGTGAGATATGTTCCAAGAAGGGTCCTGTTACTGTTGCAGCTATGACGGGAAGAACCTTGAAATTGGAGAGGGATATCCAACACCTTGTTGCT ATTTGTCGGCATTGTGGAGGCGGAGATTGGCTGGTAGAAAGTGGTATCAAGTGTACCTCACTTGCATGTTCAGTATACTATGAGAGGCGGAAAGTTCAGAAAGAGCTGCGGGCTCTCTCTGGTATTGCAACTGAAGCGGGATTTTATCCTAGGTGTATGGTGGAGTGGTTCTGA
- the LOC110790690 gene encoding DNA polymerase zeta catalytic subunit isoform X1 — MEEASQGDSKVFSVRIVSIDHYMAPPIPDFDISYSSFQGENVKEVPVIRIFGATPAGQKACVHVHRALPYLYVPCSDIPLQLNTEGSIYENAVCFAVEKALKLKGNAGSKRQHVHHCSVVRARKFYGYHSSEDLFVKINLYHPHDVSRAANLLLGGAVFEKCLQPYESHIPFLLQFLVDCNLYGMGHMHLLKMKFRHPVPSDLLADNADSSYPEALVCKSSYSQADATASSHSFPLVWRSSTIPDEWKWQYPSVRGASSSHVNNMVKRQSICELEGDATVEDILNQQLKMYTSLSQTRSDVRMVQSLVPIWEEEFERSGVHDAEILADPCRPPPQHVLKTLSNDVEYLDKLKGLYSNSESSLLDTSDYVKSVLATQCLIEEGSIMGTGNQKSSELVSNPSEDVNIVHCGTSQHSVPADAVDALLGKIEVNELDTLQVMEGVDTKGADPEDIALLKWLASSQAAEDMNSDDELHRDTILNPLLPAATIDKVLEIVNTDYENESQQECQDILDSIVDVLNSDDNKGKRNCIGQDLSGPKIPQFDGAGDDNQLTPAASSPEKLDSESVSFKRHTFPICSSSFDDKKKRPKLQYGPLPLSEVQQFTGNIHSDPSTKNADSSGCCVVDLRTQLSCSVRDLMRKKRCIRIGSSGSGKSEVEEGSIKDKNICHPRKLEFHTEPAEEKNLLAVEFPVSSHVQIDKQTKACEIGQSASTHCPGGKEKQGIVNSSVADTQFVKVGSVEQYASMEEKESTGYISMTFHKKPPLASWKTGTSENSASIPVPSNWCSVRDDSGDEGTSVQSGDPKDVRPFFTDSYKGVSEESNGFGDFCQDSLIGVPIHYLNDGSYSYMLTPAVSPPSVDSVLEWLALEEKGREHTRVKPLPDGSSQLPRTEPLNNRLDGENHRTIDIEGCQMKAELFPSVDEGCFLREKDITKLSQDISQISGPSGQSKPTPLSQTGFRDPASVGAGQQLTLFSIEVQAESRGDLQPDPRHDTINIVVIAVQNDSGPSANIYVLLRDANEGCGIGGRNLDGISGCRMLVFPEERDLLDKFISITCSIDPDILMGWDVQGSSLGFLAERASHLGVSLINKISRIPSETKTVNKILDTSDKGNADAVSSDSLMSDIVLDDNKIIEDEWGRTHASGVHVTGRIVLNVWRLVRSEVKLNMYSLESVAEAVLRRKVPSIHWKILNKWFSSGPGKARFRCIEYFMDRVNLNIDIVNQLDLINRTSELARVFGIDFFSVLSRGSQYRVESMLVRLAHTQNYVLISPGYQQVASQPAMECLPLVMEPESGFYSDPVVVLDFQSLYPSMIIAYNLCFSTCLGNVVPSKADCLGVSSYSPDIHILKDLNQQILVTPNGVMYVPSQVCKGVLPRLLEEILSTRVMVKQAMKSLAPSKKVLQRIFNARQLALKLIANVTYGYTAAGFSGRMPCAELADSIVQCGRRTLEHAISFVNTHDEWNARVLYGDTDSMFVLLKGRTLKEAFQIGNEIASMITAMNPNPVKLKMEKVYQSCFLLTKKRYVGYSFESLNQLEPMFDAKGIETVRRDTCPAVAKIMEKSLRMFFECKDITKVKAYLQRQWSRILSARVSIQDFVFAKEVRLGTYSTRTSSSLPPAAIVASKAMRVDPRAEPRYAERVSYVVVHGEPGARLFDMVVDPQELLSMDSPYRLNDLYYITKQIIPALQRVFGLVGADLKQWFQEMPRPVRDAPAKQHFSAANSLRARIDYYYSSKHCVLCGELVQTANYFCEICSKKGPVTVAAMTGRTLKLERDIQHLVAICRHCGGGDWLVESGIKCTSLACSVYYERRKVQKELRALSGIATEAGFYPRCMVEWF; from the exons GTTGACTGCAACTTATATGGCATGGGCCATATGCATCTTTTGAAGATGAAGTTTCGTCATCCAGTGCCCAGTGATCTCCTTGCTGATAATGCTGATAGCTCTTATCCGGAAGCGTTGGTTTGCAAGTCTTCTTATTCTCAG GCAGATGCGACGGCTAGTTCACATTCATTTCCACTAGTTTGGAGGTCTTCAACAATTCCAGATGAATGGAAGTGGCAATATCCTTCTGTGCGTGGCGCTTCATCAAGCCATGTTAACAACATGGTGAAGCGTCAAAGCATATGCGAACTTGAGGGGGATGCCACTGTGGAAG ACATTTTGAATCAGCAGTTAAAAATGTACACATCCCTCTCACAAACTCGTTCAGATGTGAGAATGGTTCAATCGCTTGTTCCTATTTGGGAG GAAGAGTTTGAAAGAAGTGGAGTTCATGATGCAGAGATACTGGCTGACCCTTGTAGGCCACCTCCTCAACATGTTTTGAAAACCTTGTCAAATGATGTCGAATATCTGGACAAACTGAAGGGTTTATATAGCAACTCAGAAAGCAGTTTGTTAGATACATCTGATTATGTGAAATCGGTGCTGGCGACACAATGTCTAATAGAAGAGGGGAGTATAATGGGAACAGGAAACCAAAAATCAAGTGAGCTAGTATCAAATCCCTCTGAAGACGTAAACATAGTGCATTGTGGGACATCACAGCATTCTGTGCCTGCTGATGCTGTTGATGCATTATTGGGAAAAATAGAAGTGAATGAATTGGATACTCTTCAGGTGATGGAAGGGGTGGATACAAAG GGTGCAGATCCAGAGGACATAGCACTACTGAAGTGGCTCGCTTCTTCACAGGCTGCAGAGGATATGAATTCAGATGATGAACTTCACCGGGATACCATTCTAAATCCCTTGCTGCCAGCTGCAACCATTGATAAAGTGTTGGAGATAGTTAATACAGATTATGAGAATGAATCTCAGCAAGAGTGTCAGGATATACTTGATTCAATTGTTGATGTGTTAAATTCTGATGATAACAAAGGAAAGAGAAATTGTATTGGTCAAGATTTATCTGGCCCAAAAATACCGCAGTTCGATGGCGCTGGAGATGACAACCAATTGACTCCTGCTGCTAGTTCACCTGAAAAACTGGACAGTGAATCGGTGTCTTTCAAGCGCCATACTTTCCCCATTTGTAGCTCTAGCTTTGACGACAAGAAAAAAAGGCCCAAATTACAATATGGTCCATTACCTCTGTCTGAAGTCCAGCAGTTTACTGGCAATATTCATTCTGACCCTTCAACTAAGAATGCAGATAGCAGTGGCTGCTGTGTAGTTGACTTGAGAACACAGCTCAGCTGCTCTGTGCGAGACTTGATGAGGAAAAAGCGATGCATCCGGATTGGATCATCTGGGTCAGGAAAAAGTGAGGTGGAAGAAGGTTCTATAAAGGATAAGAACATTTGTCATCCACGAAAGTTGGAATTTCATACAGAGCCAGCAGAAGAGAAAAACTTGCTGGCTGTTGAATTTCCTGTTTCTAGTCATGTACAGATAGACAAACAAACAAAAGCATGTGAGATTGGACAATCTGCCTCTACTCATTGTCCTGGGGGAAAAGAAAAGCAAGGTATCGTGAACTCATCTGTAGCTGATACACAATTTGTCAAAGTTGGCTCTGTAGAACAGTATGCATCCATGGAAGAGAAAGAGTCCACAGGATATATCAGCATGACCTTCCACAAGAAACCTCCCTTAGCTAGTTGGAAGACTGGCACATCTGAAAACTCAGCATCAATACCTGTTCCCTCCAATTGGTGTTCTGTCAGAGATGACAGTGGTGATGAAGGAACATCAG TGCAGTCTGGGGATCCGAAAGATGTTCGTCCATTCTTTACCGATTCCTATAAAGGTGTATCTGAGGAATCTAATGGCTTTGGTGACTTCTGTCAGGATTCCCTCATAGGAGTACCAATTCATTATCTAAATGATGGCTCTTATTCCTATATGTTGACACCAGCAGTTTCACCTCCATCAGTTGATTCTGTTCTCGAATGGCTAGCGCTTGAAGAAAAAGGTAGAG AACACACACGTGTGAAGCCCTTACCTGATGGTTCCTCTCAATTACCTCGTACGGAACCCTTGAATAATCGGCTTGACGGAGAAAATCACAGAACTATAGATATTGAAGGATGTCAAATGAAAGCTGAGCTTTTCCCAAGTGTTGATGAAGGgtgttttttgagagaaaaagatATAACAAAGTTATCACAAGACATCTCTCAGATTTCAGGACCCAGTGGGCAGTCAAAGCCTACTCCTCTCAGTCAAACTGGCTTTAGAGACCCTGCCAGTGTTGGCGCTGGCCAACAGTTGACACTGTTCAGTATAGAG GTCCAAGCAGAATCTAGGGGAGATCTTCAACCTGATCCGCGGCATGATACCATAAATATCGTTGTCATAGCAGTCCAGAATGATAGTGGGCCGTCTGCCAACATTTATGTACTTCTGCGTGATGCAAATGAGGGTTGTGGAATTGGTGGAAG AAACTTGGATGGAATATCTGGATGCAGGATGCTTGTTTTCCCTGAAGAGAGGGACTTGCTAGACAAATTTATAAGTATAACATGTTCAATTGATCCAGATATCTTAATGGGATGGGATGTTCAAGGAAGCTCACTTGGATTTTTAGCTGAGAGGGCTTCTCATTTAGGTGTTAGCTTAATTAATAAGATCTCTCGGATACCATCAGAAACAAAGACAGTCAATAAAATCCTGGATACTTCGGACAAGGGAAATGCTGATGCTGTATCTTCTGACTCTTTGATGTCTGATATTGTTCTTGACGACAATAAAATAATTGAGGATGAATGGGGTAGAACCCATGCAAGTGGTGTCCATGTAACTGGAAGAATAGTCCTCAATGTTTGGAGACTCGTGCGTAGCGaagttaaattaaatatgtatTCCCTAGAATCTGTGGCAGAAGCTGTTTTGAGGCGAAAGGTTCCATCGATTCATTGGAAGATATTGAACAAGTGGTTTTCAAGTGGTCCAGGGAAAGCAAGATTCAGATGCATTGAGTATTTTATGGATAGGGTAAACTTGAACATTGATATTGTTAACCAACTTGATTTG ATAAACCGCACATCAGAGCTAGCTCGTGTTTTTGGAATCGACTTTTTTTCTGTTTTATCTCGTGGCTCTCAGTATCGTGTTGAATCCATGCTTGTAAGATTGGCTCATACACAGAATTATGTCCTTATTTCTCCAGGGTATCAACAG GTAGCCTCTCAACCTGCAATGGAGTGCCTACCGCTTGTAATGGAACCAGAATCTGGTTTCTACTCAGATCCAGTCGTCGTTTTGGATTTTCAGTCACTCTATCCATCCATGATAATTGCATACAATCTCTGTTTTTCTACCTGCCTCGGCAATGTTGTCCCTTCAAAAGCAGATTGCCTTGGGGTCAGCTCATACTCGCCAGATATTCATATTTTGAAGGATTTAAATCAACAGATACTGGTTACCCCTAATGGTGTTATGTATGTGCCTTCTCAG GTGTGTAAAGGTGTTCTACCTCGACTGTTGGAGGAAATTTTGTCAACTAGGGTTATGGTGAAGCAAGCAATGAAGTCGCTGGCACCTTCAAAGAAAGTTCTTCAGAGG ATATTTAATGCTAGACAACTTGCTTTAAAGCTAATAGCAAATGTTACTTACGGATACACAGCTGCTGGATTTAGTGGTCGCATGCCTTGTGCAGAGCTGGCAGACAGCATTGTTCAGTGTGGTCGTAGGACTCTTGAACATGCTATTTCATTTGTCAATACACATGATGAATGGAATGCTAGAGTTCTCTACGGTGATACCGACAG CATGTTTGTTCTTCTTAAAGGGCGCACCTTGAAAGAGGCTTTTCAAATTGGGAATGAGATAGCTTCCATGATTACAGCAATGAACCCAAATCCAGTCAAATTGAAGATGGAGAAAGTCTATCAGTCCTGCTTTCTTCTTACTAAAAAGCGATATGTTGGATACAGTTTTGAGAGCCTCAATCAACTAGAACCTATGTTTGATGCTAAAGGCATTGAGACAGTTCGCAGAGACACATGTCCTGCTGTTGCAAAGATTATGGAGAAGTCACTAAGAATGTTTTTTGAATGCAAGGATATTACCAAG gttaaagCTTATCTACAGCGCCAATGGTCCAGAATCCTCTCAGCAAGAGTGTCCATTCAAGATTTTGTCTTTGCAAAAGAGGTCCGGTTGGGCACCTACAGTACAAGGACTTCATCATCACTGCCTCCAGCAGCAATTGTTGCCTCTAAAGCAATGAGAGTGGATCCAAGAGCAGAACCTCGATATGCTGAACGTGTCTCTTATGTTGTTGTCCATGGAGAGCCTGGTGCCCGTTTGTTTGACATGGTTGTTGATCCACAGGAACTCTTGTCCATGGACTCTCCATACAGACTGAATGATTTGTATTACATCACAAAGCAGATAATACCAGCATTACAGCGGGTATTTGGGCTTGTTGGTGCTGATTTAAAGCAGTGGTTTCAGGAGATGCCTCGGCCTGTTAGGGATGCTCCTGCAAAGCAACACTTTAGTGCTGCAAATTCTCTTCGAGCTAGAATTGATTATTACTATTCCTCAAAACATTGTGTACTCTGTGGAGAACTTGTCCAAACAGCTAACTATTTTTGTGAGATATGTTCCAAGAAGGGTCCTGTTACTGTTGCAGCTATGACGGGAAGAACCTTGAAATTGGAGAGGGATATCCAACACCTTGTTGCT ATTTGTCGGCATTGTGGAGGCGGAGATTGGCTGGTAGAAAGTGGTATCAAGTGTACCTCACTTGCATGTTCAGTATACTATGAGAGGCGGAAAGTTCAGAAAGAGCTGCGGGCTCTCTCTGGTATTGCAACTGAAGCGGGATTTTATCCTAGGTGTATGGTGGAGTGGTTCTGA